One genomic window of Pseudomonas sp. LFM046 includes the following:
- a CDS encoding cobalamin biosynthesis protein, with the protein MKLVAGLGCRRGCPADELHGLLWQCLAEAGASIDSLVALASSEAKAAEPGLVALAEGLGLPLHVLPVDILAACEARLSQPSERVRAATGSPGVAEAAALAQAEALFGERAILLIDKRRSASATCALACIHHEAERP; encoded by the coding sequence TTGAAGCTGGTCGCCGGGCTGGGCTGCCGACGTGGCTGCCCAGCGGACGAGTTGCACGGTCTGCTGTGGCAGTGCCTTGCGGAGGCTGGGGCGTCCATCGATTCGCTGGTCGCCCTGGCCAGCAGTGAAGCGAAGGCTGCCGAACCAGGCCTGGTTGCCCTGGCCGAGGGGCTGGGGTTGCCGCTGCACGTCCTGCCTGTGGATATCCTGGCGGCCTGTGAAGCGCGCCTGAGTCAACCGTCCGAGCGGGTTCGCGCCGCGACGGGCAGTCCGGGGGTGGCCGAGGCCGCCGCCCTGGCCCAGGCCGAAGCGCTGTTCGGCGAACGCGCCATCCTGCTGATCGACAAACGCCGCAGCGCCAGTGCCACCTGCGCCCTGGCCTGCATCCATCACGAGGCTGAACGGCCATGA
- a CDS encoding OmpW family outer membrane protein, whose product MRKHLLTASLLALAIASPLAHAHKAGDVIVRAGAATVAPNEDSSNLSIAGTKVGGTKATLDSDTQLGLTGTYMLTDHIGLELLAATPFKHEVGVKGLGGLDGKLADVKHLPPTLSLQYYPLDPNSAFQPYVGAGINYTLFFDEDLTSERKAQGFSNLDLDDSVGLAAQVGMDYMLTDNILLNAAVWYIDIDTTATTDLAGVGKVKVDVDVDPWVYMVGVGYKF is encoded by the coding sequence ATGCGCAAGCATCTTCTCACCGCATCCCTGCTCGCCCTTGCCATCGCTTCGCCCCTGGCACACGCCCACAAGGCCGGCGACGTGATCGTCCGCGCAGGCGCCGCCACCGTCGCCCCGAATGAAGACAGTTCCAACCTGTCGATCGCCGGCACCAAGGTTGGCGGCACCAAGGCCACCCTGGACAGCGACACCCAGCTGGGTCTGACCGGCACCTACATGCTCACCGACCACATCGGCCTGGAACTGCTGGCCGCCACCCCCTTCAAGCACGAAGTGGGCGTGAAGGGCCTCGGCGGCCTGGACGGCAAGCTGGCCGACGTCAAGCACCTGCCGCCGACCCTGAGCCTCCAGTACTACCCGCTGGACCCGAACTCGGCGTTCCAGCCCTACGTCGGCGCCGGCATCAACTACACCCTGTTCTTCGACGAAGACCTGACCAGCGAGCGCAAAGCCCAAGGCTTCAGCAACCTGGATCTGGACGACTCCGTCGGCCTGGCCGCGCAGGTGGGCATGGACTACATGCTGACCGACAACATCCTGCTCAACGCCGCGGTCTGGTACATCGACATCGACACCACCGCCACCACCGATCTGGCGGGCGTGGGCAAAGTGAAAGTGGATGTGGACGTGGACCCGTGGGTCTACATGGTTGGCGTCGGCTACAAGTTCTGA
- the cobM gene encoding precorrin-4 C(11)-methyltransferase — protein sequence MTVYFIGAGPGDPELITVKGQRLIRSCPVILYAGSLVPEAVLAGHSAERVVNTAELHLDEIVALLAEAHDRGHDVARVHSGDPSLYGAIGEQIRHLRERGIPYEVVPGVTATAACAALLGCELTLPDVSQTLILTRYASKTRMPEGEALGDLARHRATMAIHLGVSQLAKIVDELLPHYGPACPIAVIHRASWPDQEQVTGTLGDILPKVAARDFRRTALILVGEVLAAEGFADSSLYRADHAHLYRPATTEPPRG from the coding sequence ATGACGGTCTATTTCATTGGTGCCGGCCCCGGCGATCCGGAACTCATCACGGTGAAGGGGCAGCGGCTGATCCGCTCCTGTCCGGTGATCCTCTACGCCGGTTCGCTGGTGCCGGAAGCCGTGCTGGCCGGGCACAGCGCCGAGCGGGTGGTGAACACCGCCGAGCTGCACCTGGATGAAATCGTCGCCCTGCTGGCAGAGGCCCACGACCGGGGGCACGACGTGGCGCGGGTGCATTCCGGTGACCCGTCGCTCTATGGCGCCATCGGCGAGCAGATCCGCCACCTGCGCGAACGGGGTATTCCCTATGAAGTGGTGCCGGGCGTCACCGCCACTGCCGCCTGCGCCGCGCTGCTGGGTTGCGAGCTGACCCTGCCGGACGTGTCCCAGACGCTGATTCTCACGCGCTACGCCAGCAAGACGCGGATGCCGGAGGGAGAAGCGCTGGGTGACCTGGCACGCCACCGCGCCACCATGGCCATCCACCTGGGGGTGAGCCAGTTGGCGAAGATCGTCGACGAATTGCTGCCCCATTACGGCCCGGCGTGCCCTATCGCCGTGATCCACCGCGCCAGTTGGCCGGATCAGGAGCAGGTCACCGGCACCTTGGGCGACATTCTGCCCAAGGTGGCGGCGCGGGACTTTCGCCGCACCGCGCTGATCCTGGTGGGCGAGGTGCTGGCCGCCGAAGGTTTCGCCGACTCGTCCCTGTACCGAGCCGACCACGCCCACCTCTACCGCCCTGCGACGACAGAGCCGCCACGCGGCTAG
- a CDS encoding CbtA family protein produces MIKRIAQTAGFAGLIAAIVLTLLQSLWVAPLILQAETYENAAPAEQVQDHQHGGPAVAHTHEHSDEAWAPEDGWQRTLSTGGSNLVVAVGFALILAGLFSLRGPTRAWQGLLWGLGGFATFALAPSLGLPPELPGTAAADLAERQAWWISTAASTAAGLALIAFGRHWALRIVGVAVLVIPHVVGAPQPEVHSSLAPEALAREFIAASLITNAAFWAVLGWAAAWLYQRHTTA; encoded by the coding sequence ATGATCAAGCGCATCGCCCAGACGGCCGGTTTCGCCGGCCTGATCGCCGCCATCGTGCTGACCCTGCTGCAGAGCCTGTGGGTCGCCCCGCTGATCCTCCAGGCGGAAACCTATGAAAATGCCGCGCCGGCGGAGCAGGTCCAGGACCACCAGCACGGCGGCCCCGCCGTTGCCCATACCCATGAACACAGCGACGAGGCCTGGGCGCCGGAGGACGGCTGGCAGCGCACCCTCTCCACGGGAGGCAGCAACCTGGTGGTGGCCGTGGGCTTCGCCCTGATCCTCGCTGGACTCTTCAGCCTGCGCGGCCCGACCCGTGCCTGGCAGGGCCTGCTCTGGGGACTGGGCGGTTTCGCCACCTTCGCCCTGGCGCCGTCCCTTGGGCTGCCGCCGGAGCTGCCGGGCACCGCCGCTGCTGACCTGGCCGAGCGTCAGGCGTGGTGGATCAGCACTGCCGCGTCGACTGCTGCGGGACTCGCCCTGATCGCTTTCGGCCGCCATTGGGCCCTGCGCATCGTCGGCGTGGCTGTTCTGGTGATCCCTCACGTCGTGGGCGCACCGCAGCCGGAGGTGCATTCCAGCCTGGCGCCGGAAGCCCTGGCCCGTGAGTTCATCGCCGCGTCCCTGATCACCAATGCGGCGTTCTGGGCGGTGCTCGGTTGGGCTGCCGCCTGGCTTTACCAGCGTCACACGACCGCTTGA
- a CDS encoding DUF3299 domain-containing protein, giving the protein MKRILLILLLSLSTPLWAGEVRELTWAEMIPEGAPPPAPPAPIHDLSQLSDALNAEAAPAASQQSPAAPVVKELDGQQVKLPGYIVPLDVTEEGRVTEFLLVPYFGACIHVPPPPSNQIVHVTSELGVLMDALYQPFWIEGPLQVKASSSELAEAGYQMDATKIYPYESPAN; this is encoded by the coding sequence ATGAAGCGCATCCTGCTGATTCTCTTGCTGTCCCTCTCCACCCCTCTCTGGGCCGGCGAGGTGCGCGAACTCACCTGGGCGGAAATGATTCCCGAGGGTGCTCCGCCACCGGCCCCGCCTGCACCGATCCACGACCTGTCGCAGCTATCCGACGCCCTCAACGCCGAAGCTGCGCCAGCGGCCAGCCAGCAATCGCCGGCCGCGCCGGTGGTCAAGGAACTGGACGGCCAGCAAGTGAAGCTGCCCGGCTACATCGTGCCGCTGGATGTGACCGAGGAAGGCCGTGTCACCGAGTTCCTCCTGGTGCCCTACTTCGGCGCCTGCATTCACGTACCGCCGCCGCCGTCCAACCAGATCGTCCATGTGACGAGCGAGCTGGGGGTGCTGATGGATGCGCTCTACCAGCCCTTCTGGATCGAAGGTCCACTGCAGGTGAAGGCCAGCAGCAGCGAGCTGGCCGAAGCCGGCTACCAGATGGATGCGACCAAGATCTACCCGTACGAATCCCCCGCCAACTGA
- a CDS encoding sugar nucleotide-binding protein, with amino-acid sequence MRMRLMLLGGGNSLGQALIRLGAEEDIGFLAPRPPEKGWDAASLTQLLDDTRPDAVVNLAYYFDWFQAEEVSETRLAAQERGVERLAELCQHHGIILLQPSSYRVFDGSRATAYSEKDETAPLSLRGQAIWRMEQSVRAACPKHVLLRFGWLLDDSREGALGRFLSRAEHDKEICLADDRRGNPTPVDDAARVLLAVIKQLDCQAPLWGTYHYGGHEATTPLALGQALLSEARSLHPLTVQDITPQAHAARPDAADEPQNAVLACKKILHTFGIKPRAWRAALPTLLDRYYRHG; translated from the coding sequence ATGCGAATGCGCTTGATGCTGTTGGGTGGCGGCAACTCACTCGGACAGGCGCTGATTCGCCTCGGCGCCGAGGAAGACATAGGTTTTCTCGCTCCGCGCCCGCCCGAAAAGGGCTGGGACGCCGCCAGCCTGACCCAACTGCTCGACGACACCCGGCCCGACGCCGTGGTCAACCTCGCCTACTACTTCGACTGGTTCCAGGCCGAGGAAGTCAGCGAAACACGCCTGGCTGCCCAGGAGCGCGGGGTGGAACGCCTCGCCGAACTCTGTCAGCACCACGGCATCATCCTGCTGCAACCGTCCAGCTACCGGGTCTTCGATGGTTCCCGCGCCACCGCCTACAGCGAGAAGGACGAGACCGCTCCCCTCAGCCTGCGTGGCCAGGCCATCTGGCGCATGGAGCAGAGCGTTCGTGCGGCGTGCCCCAAGCATGTGCTGCTGCGGTTCGGCTGGTTGCTGGACGACAGCCGCGAAGGGGCGTTGGGGCGTTTCCTCAGTCGAGCCGAGCACGACAAGGAGATCTGCCTGGCCGACGACCGTCGTGGCAACCCCACCCCCGTGGACGATGCCGCGCGGGTGTTGCTGGCGGTAATCAAGCAGCTGGATTGCCAGGCGCCGCTCTGGGGCACCTACCACTACGGTGGCCACGAGGCGACCACGCCGTTGGCCCTGGGCCAGGCGCTGCTCAGCGAGGCTCGCAGCCTGCATCCGCTGACGGTGCAGGACATCACTCCGCAGGCCCACGCTGCCCGTCCTGACGCCGCGGACGAGCCGCAGAATGCGGTGCTGGCGTGCAAGAAGATCCTCCATACCTTCGGCATCAAGCCGCGTGCCTGGCGCGCCGCGCTGCCGACCCTCCTGGACCGTTACTACCGTCATGGCTGA
- the cobN gene encoding cobaltochelatase subunit CobN: MHLLRTQPGGFVPDDGIAHLAQTPAELVILCSGDSHLALLAETARELPEGFPSLRLANPMQLQNHASVDLYVDEVLQHAKVIFISVHGGVSYWRYGIEQLVALAERGAKLILVPGDDRPDPELASLCNVPAEDAERLWQYLRQGGLDNARQFFNCLAGRWLGRDYPWNEPRALPRVALYHPRLRNARLEEWKADWQPDQPVAALLFYRTHLQAANTAFIDAFCERLAAQGLNPLPIAVASLKEAECLATVEDWLDAAEAGLIINTTGFAQSNPDAPSLRPFRRDIPVLQAICSLDNEPLWCDNPQGLGPRDLAMHIALPELDGRIITRPISFKGLAWRSERSQSDVVCYLPQLERMDFVAELGRRWCELANKRNADKRVALILANYPTRDGRIGNGVGLDTPAAALNILRALEAEGYPLAGLPDSGTALIHSLLGGVSNDLDSLDLRPCAQSLALSDYLACFVRLPEANQRAVRERWGEPQQDPMFRSGRMMVAGLRFGLAFVGIQPARGYQLDPAAIYHDADLVPPHGYLAFYFWLREVFAADALIHVGKHGNLEWLPGKGVGLSAECWPDAVMGPLPNLYPFIVNDPGEGAQAKRRAQAVIIDHLMPPLTRAENYGPLRDLERLADEYYDASLLDPRRAVQLRGEILELVKATALDRELNLVINDDPESWLPQLDAYLCDLKESQIRDGLHVFGESPAGRLRDDTLLSLVRIPRGDGKGANASLLRALSTDLALGTDPLDLNWAEPWQGPRPAVLEGASAEPWRSNGDTRERLELLALRMITAPETESIGPASDAVIHTLRAVIAPTLDACGAAEIGAVLAALEGRFVPPGPSGAPSRGRLDVLPTGRNFFTVDVRNLPTPTAWRLGFQSASLLLERHLQDHGDHLRQLGISVWGTATMRTGGDDIAQALALMGVRPVWQAGSQRVEDFEILPLSLLDRPRVDVTLRVSGFFRDAFANLIRLFDAAVQAVAELDEPEDMNPLAARVKQESARLASEGLAVEDARLQAGWRVFGAQPGAYGAGVQGAIEERQWQDRAELAEVYLNWGGYAYGAQDAGTPARERFAQRLERLQAVLQNQDNREHDILDSNDYYQFQGGMLAAAETLRGEKVASYHGDHSQPDLPRIRSLKEELARVVRARAANPKWIAGMKRHGYKGAFELAATVDYLFAFDATSELVDDHQYQLLADAYLLDADTREFIHQHNPEALRDIAERLVEAQQRGLWENPGAYREAIENLLLDSEEQ; encoded by the coding sequence ATGCACCTCCTGCGCACCCAACCCGGCGGCTTCGTCCCCGACGACGGCATCGCCCACCTGGCCCAGACGCCCGCCGAGCTGGTGATCCTCTGCAGCGGCGATTCGCACCTGGCGCTGCTGGCCGAAACCGCCCGCGAACTCCCCGAAGGCTTCCCCAGCCTGCGCCTGGCCAACCCCATGCAGCTGCAGAACCACGCCTCGGTGGACCTCTACGTGGACGAGGTGCTGCAGCACGCCAAGGTCATCTTCATCTCGGTGCACGGCGGGGTGAGCTATTGGCGCTACGGCATCGAGCAACTGGTGGCCCTGGCCGAACGCGGCGCGAAGCTGATCCTGGTCCCCGGCGACGACCGCCCCGACCCGGAACTGGCCAGCCTCTGCAACGTGCCGGCCGAAGATGCCGAGCGCCTCTGGCAGTACCTGCGCCAGGGCGGCCTGGACAATGCCCGGCAATTCTTCAACTGCCTGGCCGGGCGCTGGCTCGGCCGCGATTACCCCTGGAACGAGCCCCGAGCGCTGCCGCGGGTCGCCCTGTACCACCCGCGCCTGCGAAATGCGCGGCTGGAGGAGTGGAAAGCCGACTGGCAGCCGGACCAGCCGGTGGCCGCCCTGCTCTTCTACCGCACCCACCTGCAGGCCGCGAACACGGCCTTTATCGACGCGTTCTGCGAGCGCCTGGCGGCCCAGGGTCTCAATCCCCTGCCCATCGCCGTGGCCAGCCTCAAGGAAGCCGAGTGCCTGGCGACGGTGGAAGACTGGCTCGATGCTGCCGAAGCCGGCCTGATCATCAACACCACTGGCTTCGCCCAGTCCAACCCCGACGCCCCCAGCCTGCGCCCCTTCCGCCGCGATATCCCGGTGCTGCAGGCCATCTGCTCCCTGGACAACGAACCGCTGTGGTGCGACAACCCCCAAGGCCTGGGCCCGCGCGACCTGGCCATGCACATCGCCCTGCCGGAACTGGACGGCCGCATCATCACCCGCCCCATCAGCTTCAAGGGCCTGGCCTGGCGCAGCGAACGCAGCCAGAGCGACGTCGTCTGCTACCTGCCGCAGCTGGAGCGCATGGACTTCGTCGCCGAACTGGGGCGGCGCTGGTGCGAATTGGCGAACAAGCGTAATGCCGACAAGCGCGTCGCCCTGATCCTCGCCAACTACCCCACCCGCGACGGCCGCATCGGCAACGGCGTGGGGCTGGACACCCCGGCCGCCGCCCTGAACATCCTCCGCGCGCTGGAGGCCGAGGGCTATCCGCTCGCCGGCCTGCCGGACAGCGGCACCGCGCTTATCCACAGCCTGCTGGGCGGCGTCAGCAACGACCTGGACAGCCTGGACCTGCGCCCGTGCGCCCAGAGCCTGGCCCTCTCCGACTACCTCGCCTGCTTCGTCCGCCTGCCCGAGGCCAACCAGCGCGCCGTACGCGAGCGCTGGGGCGAGCCGCAGCAGGACCCGATGTTCCGCAGCGGCCGCATGATGGTCGCCGGTCTGCGTTTCGGCCTGGCCTTCGTCGGCATCCAACCCGCCCGCGGCTACCAACTGGACCCAGCGGCCATCTACCACGACGCCGACCTGGTACCGCCCCACGGCTACCTCGCCTTCTACTTCTGGCTGCGGGAAGTGTTCGCCGCTGACGCGCTGATCCACGTTGGCAAGCACGGCAACCTGGAATGGCTGCCGGGCAAGGGCGTCGGCCTGTCCGCCGAATGCTGGCCGGATGCGGTGATGGGCCCGCTGCCGAACCTCTACCCGTTCATCGTCAACGACCCCGGCGAAGGCGCCCAGGCCAAGCGCCGCGCCCAGGCGGTGATCATCGACCACCTGATGCCACCCTTGACCCGCGCCGAGAACTACGGCCCGCTGCGGGACCTGGAGCGCCTGGCCGACGAGTACTACGACGCCTCCCTGCTCGACCCACGCCGGGCCGTGCAATTGCGCGGGGAAATCCTCGAGCTGGTGAAAGCCACCGCGCTCGACCGCGAGCTGAATCTCGTCATCAACGACGACCCGGAAAGCTGGCTGCCGCAACTGGATGCCTACCTCTGCGACCTCAAGGAATCGCAGATCCGCGACGGTCTCCATGTATTCGGCGAGTCCCCCGCCGGGCGCCTGCGGGACGACACCCTGCTGTCACTGGTGCGCATCCCCCGTGGCGACGGCAAAGGCGCCAACGCCAGCCTGCTACGCGCCCTGTCCACCGACCTGGCACTGGGCACCGACCCACTGGACCTGAACTGGGCCGAGCCCTGGCAAGGCCCGCGTCCGGCCGTGCTGGAAGGGGCCAGCGCTGAACCCTGGCGCAGCAATGGCGATACCCGCGAGCGCCTGGAACTGCTGGCCTTGCGGATGATCACGGCGCCGGAAACCGAGTCCATCGGACCGGCGAGCGATGCGGTTATCCACACCCTGCGCGCGGTGATCGCGCCGACCCTGGACGCCTGTGGCGCTGCCGAAATCGGCGCCGTGCTGGCCGCCCTTGAAGGCCGCTTCGTCCCGCCCGGGCCCAGCGGCGCCCCCAGTCGCGGGCGACTCGACGTGCTGCCCACCGGCCGCAACTTCTTCACCGTGGACGTGCGCAATTTGCCCACGCCCACCGCCTGGCGCCTGGGCTTCCAGTCCGCCAGCCTGCTGCTGGAGCGCCACTTGCAGGACCACGGCGACCACCTGCGCCAGCTCGGTATTTCCGTGTGGGGCACCGCCACCATGCGCACCGGCGGTGACGATATCGCCCAGGCCCTGGCACTGATGGGCGTGCGCCCGGTGTGGCAGGCCGGCAGCCAACGGGTGGAGGATTTCGAGATCCTGCCGCTGTCGCTGCTGGACCGTCCGCGTGTGGACGTGACCTTGCGCGTGTCAGGCTTCTTCCGCGATGCCTTCGCCAACCTGATCCGCCTGTTCGACGCTGCCGTACAAGCCGTAGCGGAACTGGACGAGCCCGAGGACATGAACCCACTGGCCGCACGGGTGAAGCAGGAAAGCGCACGCCTCGCCAGCGAGGGCCTGGCCGTCGAGGACGCCCGCCTGCAGGCCGGCTGGCGGGTGTTCGGCGCTCAGCCCGGCGCGTATGGCGCTGGCGTGCAGGGCGCTATCGAGGAACGCCAATGGCAGGACCGCGCCGAGCTGGCCGAGGTCTACCTCAACTGGGGCGGCTATGCCTACGGCGCCCAGGATGCGGGGACGCCAGCGCGGGAACGATTCGCCCAGCGCCTGGAGCGGCTCCAGGCGGTGCTGCAGAACCAGGACAACCGCGAACACGACATCCTCGATTCCAACGACTACTACCAGTTCCAGGGCGGCATGCTCGCCGCCGCCGAAACCCTGCGCGGCGAGAAGGTCGCCAGCTACCACGGCGATCACAGCCAGCCGGACCTGCCGCGCATACGCTCGCTCAAGGAAGAACTCGCTCGCGTGGTCCGCGCCCGCGCCGCCAATCCCAAGTGGATCGCCGGCATGAAACGCCACGGCTACAAGGGCGCCTTCGAGCTGGCCGCGACGGTGGACTATCTCTTCGCTTTCGACGCCACCAGCGAACTGGTGGACGACCACCAGTACCAGCTGCTGGCCGACGCCTACCTGCTGGACGCAGACACCCGCGAGTTCATCCACCAACACAACCCCGAAGCCCTGCGCGATATCGCCGAGCGGCTGGTGGAAGCGCAGCAGCGTGGGCTCTGGGAAAACCCGGGGGCGTACCGCGAGGCGATCGAGAACCTGTTGCTGGATAGTGAGGAGCAGTGA
- the cobW gene encoding cobalamin biosynthesis protein CobW, whose amino-acid sequence MKSLAKLPVTIVTGFLGAGKTTLLRHMLDNAQGRRIAVIVNEFGELGIDGEILKQCSIGCTEEEAVGRVFELANGCLCCTVQEEFFPVMRELVARRGDLDQILIETSGLALPKPLVQAFQWPEIRNACTVDAVITVVDSPAVAAGTFAAHPEQVDEQRKQDPNLDHESPLHELFEDQLASADLVVLNKADLLSPEALAAVRAEVAEELPPAVKIVEASAGKLPLSVLLGLNAEAELHIDSRPTHHDHEGHEDHDHDEFDSFHVDLPEVDEAALLAALGQLVERHAILRIKGFAAIPGKPMRLLIQGVGKRFDKHFDRKWLEGETRSTRLVVIGQELDQAAIANELRTALA is encoded by the coding sequence ATGAAATCCCTGGCCAAACTCCCCGTCACCATCGTCACCGGCTTCCTCGGCGCCGGTAAAACCACCCTGCTCCGCCACATGCTGGACAACGCCCAAGGCCGCCGCATCGCGGTGATCGTCAACGAGTTCGGCGAACTGGGTATCGACGGCGAAATCCTCAAGCAATGCTCCATCGGCTGCACCGAAGAGGAAGCCGTGGGCCGCGTCTTCGAGCTGGCCAATGGCTGCCTGTGCTGCACCGTGCAGGAAGAGTTCTTCCCGGTGATGCGCGAACTGGTGGCCCGTCGCGGCGACCTCGACCAGATCCTCATCGAGACCTCGGGCCTCGCCCTGCCCAAACCCCTGGTGCAGGCCTTCCAGTGGCCGGAAATCCGCAACGCCTGCACCGTCGACGCGGTGATCACGGTGGTGGACAGCCCCGCCGTGGCCGCCGGCACCTTCGCCGCCCACCCCGAGCAGGTGGACGAGCAGCGCAAGCAGGACCCGAACCTCGACCACGAATCCCCGCTGCACGAGCTGTTCGAAGACCAGTTGGCCAGCGCCGACCTGGTGGTGCTGAACAAGGCCGACCTGCTCAGCCCTGAAGCCCTGGCCGCCGTACGCGCCGAAGTGGCCGAGGAATTGCCGCCGGCGGTGAAGATCGTCGAAGCCAGCGCCGGCAAGCTGCCGCTCTCCGTGCTGCTGGGCCTGAATGCCGAAGCTGAATTGCACATCGACAGCCGCCCCACCCACCATGATCACGAAGGCCATGAGGACCACGACCACGACGAGTTCGACTCCTTCCACGTCGACCTGCCGGAAGTGGACGAAGCCGCCCTGCTGGCAGCCCTCGGCCAACTCGTGGAGCGCCACGCCATCCTGCGCATCAAGGGCTTCGCTGCCATTCCCGGCAAGCCCATGCGCCTCTTGATCCAGGGCGTCGGCAAGCGCTTCGACAAGCACTTCGACCGCAAGTGGCTGGAAGGCGAAACCCGCAGCACCCGCCTGGTGGTCATCGGCCAGGAACTGGATCAGGCGGCCATCGCCAACGAGCTGCGTACCGCGCTGGCGTGA
- a CDS encoding CbtB domain-containing protein: MSSRVLSQSAVSSSTLAQRLLLAIGAGLVGLSLVYFAGFSHIEAVHNAAHDTRHSSAFPCH, encoded by the coding sequence ATGTCCAGCCGCGTCCTGTCCCAATCCGCCGTCTCCTCCTCGACCCTGGCCCAGCGCCTGCTGCTGGCCATCGGCGCCGGCCTCGTCGGCCTGTCCCTGGTGTATTTCGCCGGTTTCTCCCACATCGAGGCGGTGCACAACGCCGCTCACGACACGCGCCACAGTTCCGCGTTCCCCTGCCACTGA
- a CDS encoding NAD-dependent epimerase/dehydratase family protein has protein sequence MADSPILITGGAGFIGSHLADALLAKGHAVRVLDNLSTGKRANLALDNPRLELIEGDVADAALVAQAMAGCKAVAHLAAVASVQASVDDPVATHQSNFIGTLNVCEAMRQCGVKRVVFASSAAVYGQNGEGTAIDEDTPKAPLTPYAVDKLASEQYLDFYRRQHGLEPAVFRFFNIFGPRQDPSSPYSGVISIFTERAQAGLPITVFGDGEQTRDFVYVGDLVQVLVQALELDWLEAGPVNVGLNQATSLKQLLAAIGEVLGGLPPVSHAEPRAGDIRHSRANNVRLLLRYNFPQPTPLRDGVARLLGR, from the coding sequence ATGGCTGATTCCCCCATCCTGATCACCGGCGGCGCCGGCTTCATCGGCTCGCACCTGGCTGACGCGCTGCTCGCCAAAGGACATGCCGTGCGCGTGCTGGACAACCTTTCCACCGGCAAACGCGCCAACCTGGCGCTGGACAACCCGCGCCTGGAACTGATCGAGGGGGACGTGGCCGATGCTGCCCTGGTGGCGCAGGCAATGGCCGGCTGCAAGGCGGTGGCGCACCTGGCTGCAGTGGCCTCGGTACAGGCCTCGGTGGACGATCCGGTGGCGACCCACCAGAGCAACTTCATCGGCACCCTGAACGTCTGCGAAGCCATGCGCCAGTGTGGCGTGAAGCGTGTGGTCTTTGCGTCCAGCGCGGCCGTGTACGGCCAGAACGGTGAAGGCACGGCCATCGACGAAGACACCCCCAAGGCGCCCCTGACGCCTTACGCGGTGGACAAGCTGGCCAGCGAGCAGTACCTGGATTTCTACCGTCGCCAGCATGGCCTGGAGCCGGCGGTGTTCCGCTTCTTCAACATCTTCGGCCCGCGCCAGGACCCGTCCTCGCCCTATTCCGGGGTGATCAGCATCTTCACCGAGCGCGCCCAGGCCGGTCTGCCGATCACGGTGTTCGGTGACGGCGAGCAGACCCGCGATTTCGTCTACGTCGGCGACCTGGTTCAGGTGCTGGTGCAAGCCCTGGAGCTGGACTGGCTGGAAGCCGGCCCGGTGAATGTGGGCCTCAACCAGGCCACCAGCCTCAAGCAGCTGCTTGCCGCCATCGGCGAAGTGCTGGGTGGTCTGCCACCGGTGAGCCACGCCGAACCCCGCGCTGGGGATATCCGTCACTCGCGGGCGAACAATGTGCGTCTGCTGCTGCGCTACAACTTCCCGCAGCCGACACCGTTGCGTGATGGCGTGGCGCGTCTGTTGGGGCGCTGA